In the Candidatus Mycosynbacter amalyticus genome, one interval contains:
- a CDS encoding PIN/TRAM domain-containing protein, producing MEYLLLIIALVILAETTYTVVATSSRSKKVARQSVYVDTSVLIDGRILAIAEAGFVPGELVIPRSVLRELQLLADGGDSDKRAKARKGLDLVRKLQAIDQVSVRIMQDGVAERGVDEQLIELAKKYHGSVCTVDYNLNKVAQVEGVQVLNINELAKNIRAVHMPGESATIELVTRGQDSHQGVGYLEDGTMVVVEQAAKQVGSKVEVEFIRVLQTDAGKMMFARLAGSKPGKPSKSDSQPVKKLIQRKSGGRKPEQQKQLSTPVEAPVVTPTPTSSQKSKPTMHTETKPPRTSGRRPSQRRSSKPKSGEDSLISLIDKQ from the coding sequence ATGGAATATTTACTACTTATTATCGCGCTCGTGATACTAGCCGAGACGACGTACACTGTTGTAGCTACATCGTCTCGGAGCAAAAAAGTCGCACGTCAGAGCGTATACGTCGACACTTCGGTGCTTATAGACGGGCGAATTCTTGCCATTGCCGAGGCGGGGTTTGTGCCGGGCGAGCTCGTGATACCTCGCAGCGTCCTCAGGGAGCTGCAGCTGCTGGCTGATGGCGGCGACAGTGACAAGCGCGCCAAAGCCCGCAAGGGACTCGATCTTGTGCGTAAACTACAGGCTATCGATCAGGTATCTGTACGTATTATGCAGGATGGTGTCGCAGAGCGTGGCGTAGACGAACAGTTGATTGAGCTAGCCAAGAAATACCATGGGAGCGTCTGTACTGTCGACTACAATCTTAATAAGGTTGCACAGGTGGAGGGCGTACAGGTACTCAATATTAACGAACTGGCAAAGAATATCCGTGCTGTTCATATGCCGGGAGAATCGGCTACTATCGAGCTCGTGACTCGCGGCCAGGACAGCCACCAGGGGGTAGGGTATCTAGAGGACGGCACAATGGTGGTAGTAGAGCAGGCAGCCAAACAGGTCGGGAGCAAGGTCGAAGTAGAGTTTATCCGTGTACTGCAGACAGATGCTGGTAAGATGATGTTTGCTCGGCTCGCTGGCAGCAAGCCTGGTAAGCCGTCGAAGTCCGATAGTCAGCCCGTCAAAAAGCTGATCCAGCGCAAAAGTGGCGGTCGTAAACCCGAGCAGCAAAAGCAGCTCTCTACGCCTGTCGAAGCGCCAGTTGTAACCCCTACACCTACATCTTCACAAAAGTCGAAGCCAACTATGCATACTGAGACAAAACCGCCTCGCACGAGTGGACGTCGACCATCACAGCGACGTAGTTCCAAGCCAAAGAGCGGTGAGGATTCGCTCATTAGCCTCATCGATAAACAGTAA
- the radA gene encoding DNA repair protein RadA: protein MAKPKQQFICQQCGATYTKWMGRCENCGEWNTLVEQIPQAVGKSAVARSASSGSVLDPQTLGSIDPEERMSRLSTGIQDLDTVLGGGILPGGVTLLAGQPGMGKSTLLLQISAHIAHSHTVLYASGEESAHQVKQRAERLGAQGQEELGFVASTSADDIAATIRSGKYQVVIIDSIQTLSLAEITSAPGTVSQITNSSNVIIRAAKETGAAVILVGHVTKEGTIAGPKVLEHLVDVVLQFDGDRYGGFKVVRAVKNRYGSTNEAAIFEMDQEGLKVVENPSAALLAERRDEDGSVVLATLEGTRPLLVEIQALVNPTSFGYPKRTASGFDLNRLNLLIAVLERRTKLKLSDKDIYINVVGGMKLSDSGADLAICMAIASAAAGHKLASGTVVFGEVGLGGEVRSVKAVDKRIAEAKKLGFKQALAPGAGHKKSSFIKEVADMRSALVDYLRK from the coding sequence ATGGCAAAACCTAAGCAACAATTTATATGCCAGCAGTGCGGAGCGACTTACACGAAGTGGATGGGGCGCTGTGAAAACTGCGGCGAGTGGAATACGCTCGTCGAGCAAATACCGCAAGCGGTCGGTAAGTCTGCCGTGGCGCGCAGTGCCTCAAGTGGTAGTGTGCTCGATCCACAAACGCTTGGCTCGATTGATCCAGAGGAGCGTATGAGTCGTCTTTCTACGGGAATCCAGGACCTCGACACGGTGCTTGGGGGCGGTATACTCCCTGGTGGTGTCACGCTACTGGCGGGACAGCCGGGTATGGGCAAAAGTACGCTGTTGTTGCAAATCTCGGCACATATCGCACATTCACATACTGTGTTGTATGCTAGCGGTGAGGAATCTGCTCACCAAGTGAAGCAGCGTGCTGAACGATTGGGGGCTCAGGGGCAAGAGGAACTTGGCTTTGTGGCATCCACCAGTGCTGACGATATTGCCGCCACGATCCGCAGCGGTAAGTATCAGGTAGTAATTATCGATTCGATTCAGACACTCAGTTTAGCCGAAATCACCTCGGCTCCAGGAACTGTCAGTCAGATTACCAATAGTAGCAATGTCATCATACGTGCCGCAAAAGAGACAGGGGCGGCCGTCATCTTAGTGGGTCATGTAACAAAAGAGGGAACTATTGCTGGGCCAAAAGTGCTTGAGCATTTGGTGGATGTGGTGCTCCAGTTCGACGGTGACCGGTATGGCGGGTTTAAAGTGGTACGCGCCGTCAAAAACCGTTATGGTTCGACCAATGAAGCCGCTATATTCGAAATGGACCAGGAAGGGCTCAAAGTAGTAGAGAATCCGTCTGCAGCACTGCTTGCTGAGCGTCGCGACGAAGACGGCTCGGTGGTGCTGGCCACGCTTGAAGGTACTCGCCCACTACTCGTAGAGATCCAAGCACTTGTCAATCCCACGAGTTTCGGGTATCCTAAACGTACAGCTTCGGGGTTCGACCTCAATCGCCTTAATCTTCTCATTGCGGTCCTCGAACGCCGCACTAAACTGAAATTATCAGACAAAGATATCTATATCAATGTTGTTGGCGGCATGAAGCTGAGTGACTCAGGCGCTGACCTAGCGATCTGTATGGCGATTGCGAGTGCGGCAGCTGGACATAAACTTGCAAGTGGCACTGTGGTGTTTGGCGAGGTAGGACTTGGTGGAGAGGTACGATCGGTCAAAGCCGTTGACAAGCGTATCGCCGAAGCGAAGAAGCTCGGATTCAAACAAGCGCTTGCTCCCGGTGCAGGTCACAAGAAATCATCATTTATCAAAGAAGTCGCAGATATGCGGTCGGCACTTGTCGACTATCTGCGCAAATAG
- a CDS encoding ATP-dependent Clp protease ATP-binding subunit, with product MSDEFAEFVAHLTDNARTSLYHADSIARGYGSKFIGTEHLLLGVLAQGSSVGAKVLADAGVTLDKAEVALGLKPVTQAVHIGVNTLSETAKVTLRMSWQVAQDYNQDSLGTEHILYSILNQRNARATVLLGDMGVDVESVTGDLESFFTRQNNFESQEEIIIETEKPKRKSSILDTFGVDLTAKARRSELDPVIGRDAQVERMVTILSRRTKNNPVLIGEPGVGKTAIVEGLAQRIVSEDVPDHLLDKRIVQLDLAAMIAGTKYRGEFEDRLKKVVAALKEQTNTVVFIDELHLLVGAGAAEGALDAANLLKPALARGEMRLIGATTLDEYRKHIEKDSALERRFQIITVPEPNIRDTTAIVKGLRPYYEKHHGVNMSDEVIEDAVYMADRYIKDRFMPDKAIDVIDEAAALVRVKHGKKPSKIRDYTRELKQLNEKMEEAVANEQYERAALYKTRISQLQSQVKELQEEAEKKSPVKLTSDDVARAVSVMTGIPATRVQKNEARILSQLEKHISKYVIGQEEAVRTVSRAIRRSRSGVGSSKRPIGSFVFMGPTGVGKTELARVVAREVFGSDDALIKIDMSEFAEKHNTSRLLGAPAGYVGYEDGGQLTDKIRRQPYSVVLFDEIEKAHPTVFHMLLQLLEDGTLTDASGRTVDFTNTIIILTSNLGAEAMRRESTLGFGVQTKKDEDELEELHERNAESARAALSDFMRPELINRFDGVMTFRALTRKEVSKIFDRLIEDLKDRLVKKGIALVVKPSAKRLLIDHGYDKFNGARPLRRVIEDELEHDIAEGVISGEYEKGAVVTASAKQGKVVLAGGYEDSQRQ from the coding sequence ATGTCTGATGAATTTGCAGAGTTTGTCGCTCACCTGACAGATAACGCGCGGACCAGCTTGTATCACGCCGACTCTATCGCGCGTGGATACGGCAGTAAGTTTATCGGGACCGAGCATCTCTTGCTCGGTGTCTTGGCTCAGGGTTCGAGCGTGGGGGCAAAAGTGCTCGCAGATGCTGGCGTGACACTCGACAAGGCAGAGGTGGCGCTGGGTCTTAAGCCCGTCACACAAGCTGTGCACATTGGCGTGAACACACTGAGCGAGACCGCCAAAGTAACACTTCGCATGAGTTGGCAGGTAGCGCAGGATTATAACCAGGACTCACTTGGAACCGAACATATTCTCTACAGTATTCTCAATCAACGCAATGCCCGTGCAACTGTGTTACTTGGTGATATGGGCGTAGATGTTGAATCGGTGACAGGTGACTTAGAATCGTTTTTCACTCGGCAAAACAATTTTGAGTCTCAGGAAGAGATCATTATTGAAACGGAAAAGCCCAAGCGTAAGTCGAGTATTCTCGATACATTTGGTGTTGACTTGACTGCAAAAGCGCGCCGCAGTGAGCTCGATCCGGTAATCGGGCGTGATGCACAGGTGGAGCGTATGGTGACGATCCTGAGTCGTCGCACCAAAAACAATCCTGTACTTATCGGTGAGCCAGGCGTAGGCAAGACAGCTATTGTCGAAGGATTGGCGCAACGTATCGTCTCCGAAGATGTGCCGGATCATCTACTCGACAAACGTATCGTGCAGCTCGATCTGGCTGCTATGATAGCCGGTACAAAATACCGAGGGGAGTTCGAGGATCGACTCAAAAAAGTAGTAGCTGCACTAAAAGAGCAAACTAATACAGTAGTATTTATTGATGAGCTGCACTTGTTGGTGGGGGCTGGGGCTGCCGAAGGTGCGCTCGACGCAGCAAATCTGCTCAAGCCAGCACTGGCTCGTGGTGAAATGCGGTTAATTGGCGCGACAACACTCGACGAATATCGAAAGCATATAGAAAAAGATAGCGCCCTTGAGCGTCGCTTTCAGATTATTACGGTGCCCGAGCCAAATATTCGTGATACGACCGCAATTGTTAAAGGTCTGCGTCCGTATTACGAAAAACATCATGGCGTCAATATGAGTGACGAGGTGATCGAAGATGCTGTTTACATGGCCGACCGCTATATCAAAGATCGATTTATGCCAGACAAAGCCATCGATGTGATCGACGAAGCAGCTGCACTGGTACGCGTCAAACATGGTAAGAAGCCAAGCAAGATTCGAGATTATACTCGCGAACTCAAACAGCTCAACGAGAAGATGGAAGAAGCGGTTGCCAACGAGCAGTACGAGCGGGCTGCTTTGTACAAGACGCGTATTAGTCAACTACAGAGTCAGGTAAAAGAGCTGCAAGAAGAGGCCGAAAAGAAATCTCCGGTCAAACTTACGAGTGACGATGTCGCACGCGCCGTATCGGTTATGACGGGTATTCCGGCGACAAGGGTGCAGAAGAACGAGGCGCGTATATTGTCGCAGCTAGAAAAGCATATTTCCAAGTACGTCATAGGGCAAGAAGAGGCTGTTCGTACAGTGTCGCGCGCGATACGTCGTAGTCGTAGTGGCGTCGGATCCAGTAAGCGTCCGATTGGTTCGTTTGTCTTCATGGGCCCTACGGGTGTAGGTAAGACGGAACTGGCTCGTGTGGTGGCGCGCGAAGTGTTTGGTAGCGACGACGCACTTATCAAAATCGATATGAGTGAATTCGCTGAAAAACATAACACTTCACGCCTGCTTGGTGCACCAGCTGGCTACGTGGGTTACGAAGACGGCGGTCAGTTGACTGACAAAATTCGGCGCCAACCGTATAGCGTCGTGTTGTTTGACGAGATCGAAAAAGCGCATCCGACGGTATTTCATATGTTACTTCAGCTGCTAGAGGATGGAACTCTGACGGATGCGTCTGGTAGGACTGTAGATTTTACAAATACCATTATCATACTTACAAGTAATCTTGGTGCCGAAGCGATGCGCCGCGAGTCCACGCTTGGCTTTGGTGTGCAGACGAAAAAAGACGAAGATGAGCTAGAAGAGCTTCATGAGCGAAATGCCGAAAGTGCGCGTGCTGCGCTTAGCGATTTCATGCGCCCAGAGCTTATCAATCGTTTTGACGGTGTAATGACATTCCGCGCACTGACCCGCAAGGAAGTCTCAAAGATTTTTGATAGGCTCATCGAAGATCTCAAAGATCGCTTGGTCAAAAAAGGTATTGCACTTGTGGTTAAGCCATCGGCTAAACGCTTACTGATTGACCATGGTTATGACAAGTTCAATGGTGCACGACCACTGCGTCGGGTCATCGAGGATGAGCTCGAGCATGATATTGCAGAAGGTGTTATAAGCGGCGAGTACGAAAAAGGTGCCGTTGTGACGGCAAGCGCAAAACAAGGCAAGGTGGTACTGGCGGGTGGATATGAAGACAGCCAGCGGCAGTAG
- a CDS encoding transglycosylase domain-containing protein, which yields MTKKSSPRKMNLYANLSHKRKTKKDLKARKRAEYLATLPKHPVKRFFARMHPRRVAGYWFSRKGGMMLLKIVGVLVLVGVLTIGSLFAYYRRDLNSIRPSELAKRVQTTVTKYYDRNGQLLWEDKGDGDYKLVVKSDQINPYMKEATVAIEDRDFYNHRGVSPTGLARAAFNNASGGSTQGGSTLTQQLVKQVFFSDESQDRGLSGVPRKIKELILAIEVERMYDKDQILTLYLNESPYGGRRNGVESGAQTYFGKSANDLSLPEAALLAAIPNQPGLYDPYNEAGHEALIARQHKVLDSMRETGKITQKEADDAKAYDVIANIKPQVNTNENIKAPHFVLEVRKQLEKELGKATVGRGGLTVKTTLDLKAQEAAEKAVATGAGMLKNYGADNLSLSSVDVKTGQIIAMVGSVDYNKDIYGQQNSATSPLEPGSSIKPIADYAPLFKQREGTNYAPGSILKDENINSIYCAGSTSSCSLNNYTRRFYGNVPIRQSLAGSLNIPAVKAMQINGVEDSLKTARDLGDSSYCTDNNNAGLSAAIGGGCTVKQVEHTNAYASLARGGSYKPLAYVLEVRNASNEVLKKWEDPKAKQVVDPQVAYMLSSILSDASARSITFGSQGSSYGFVVPNVWTASKTGTTENGNGQAKDSWFMNYSPAVATGVWMGNHDGKPLGSSDNSVVRRVSNDYTAAVHTQVYQPAKQWTPNQQITRPDGMKDLVINGKKDIYPSWYDQKTAATAVKMTFDSVSKKKATDCTPEGARVELSVTKTTDPITKKDAYIAPDGYDASKDDDKHKCDDIKPSVTVTVTKSGSNVTITANATQGTNPLTSLKISVGDTVVADVPVSGSGSYSATTTVTGPQTITATLQDSALYSASGSQQYSP from the coding sequence GTGACTAAAAAATCTTCACCGCGTAAGATGAATCTTTATGCGAATTTGTCGCATAAACGTAAAACCAAAAAAGACCTCAAGGCACGCAAACGCGCTGAGTATTTGGCAACGTTGCCGAAACATCCAGTCAAGCGTTTCTTTGCTCGCATGCACCCAAGGCGCGTGGCCGGCTACTGGTTTAGTCGCAAAGGCGGCATGATGCTACTCAAGATCGTCGGCGTGCTAGTACTCGTGGGTGTACTCACTATAGGCTCTCTCTTCGCCTACTATCGTCGCGATCTCAACTCTATCCGTCCAAGTGAGCTTGCTAAGCGTGTTCAGACAACCGTCACCAAATACTACGACCGTAACGGGCAGCTCCTATGGGAAGACAAAGGCGATGGCGACTACAAGCTCGTCGTAAAAAGTGACCAGATAAATCCTTACATGAAAGAGGCGACCGTCGCTATCGAAGATCGCGATTTCTACAACCACCGCGGCGTGAGCCCAACCGGACTCGCGCGTGCAGCGTTTAACAATGCCAGTGGCGGCAGTACACAAGGTGGCTCTACCCTCACACAGCAGCTTGTCAAGCAGGTCTTCTTCTCCGACGAATCGCAAGATCGCGGACTCAGCGGCGTACCGCGCAAGATCAAAGAGCTCATTCTGGCGATCGAAGTCGAGCGCATGTACGACAAAGATCAGATTTTGACACTATATCTCAACGAGTCGCCGTACGGCGGTCGCCGCAATGGAGTGGAAAGCGGTGCGCAAACCTACTTCGGTAAATCAGCTAATGATCTCTCATTGCCAGAGGCAGCCCTTCTGGCCGCTATCCCGAACCAACCGGGACTCTACGACCCATACAACGAAGCAGGGCACGAAGCGCTTATCGCACGCCAACACAAGGTGCTGGACTCAATGCGCGAAACTGGTAAGATAACACAAAAAGAAGCAGACGACGCCAAGGCATACGATGTCATCGCCAACATCAAACCGCAGGTCAATACAAATGAAAATATTAAAGCGCCTCACTTTGTGCTTGAAGTACGCAAACAACTGGAGAAAGAGCTTGGAAAAGCAACGGTGGGACGAGGTGGTCTTACCGTCAAGACAACACTTGATCTCAAGGCGCAAGAAGCAGCCGAAAAAGCTGTTGCTACTGGCGCGGGCATGCTCAAAAACTACGGCGCCGACAACTTGTCGTTGTCTTCGGTGGATGTCAAAACAGGCCAAATTATCGCCATGGTCGGGAGTGTTGATTACAACAAAGACATCTATGGGCAGCAAAATAGCGCTACCTCGCCACTTGAACCAGGCTCAAGTATCAAACCTATCGCCGACTACGCACCACTCTTCAAACAGCGCGAAGGCACCAATTATGCCCCAGGTTCGATCCTGAAAGACGAAAACATCAACTCAATCTACTGCGCCGGCTCCACTTCGAGCTGCTCGCTCAACAACTACACGCGGCGCTTCTACGGCAATGTGCCGATTCGTCAATCGCTTGCCGGCTCGCTCAACATTCCAGCTGTAAAAGCCATGCAGATCAATGGTGTTGAAGATTCACTCAAAACTGCCCGCGACCTCGGTGATTCATCGTATTGTACAGACAATAATAATGCAGGCTTATCTGCAGCAATCGGTGGTGGTTGTACTGTTAAGCAAGTTGAGCATACCAATGCATATGCCTCACTGGCTCGTGGCGGCTCGTACAAACCTCTCGCCTATGTACTTGAAGTGCGCAACGCTTCCAACGAAGTACTCAAAAAATGGGAAGACCCCAAAGCTAAGCAAGTTGTCGATCCACAGGTTGCCTATATGTTGAGTAGTATTCTCAGCGATGCTTCGGCTCGCTCAATCACGTTTGGCTCACAAGGTAGCTCGTACGGATTCGTAGTGCCAAATGTGTGGACCGCTTCCAAAACGGGTACGACCGAGAATGGTAACGGTCAGGCAAAAGACTCGTGGTTCATGAACTACTCTCCAGCTGTTGCTACTGGTGTTTGGATGGGTAATCACGATGGTAAACCGCTTGGCTCAAGCGACAACTCGGTTGTGCGCCGCGTGTCAAACGATTACACGGCAGCTGTCCATACGCAGGTGTATCAGCCTGCAAAACAGTGGACACCGAATCAGCAGATCACGCGCCCGGATGGCATGAAAGATCTTGTCATCAATGGCAAAAAAGATATCTATCCTTCGTGGTACGATCAAAAAACAGCTGCCACCGCCGTGAAGATGACGTTTGACAGTGTCTCGAAAAAGAAGGCAACCGACTGTACGCCAGAAGGTGCGCGCGTCGAGCTCTCTGTCACCAAGACAACAGACCCAATCACCAAGAAAGATGCATATATTGCGCCTGACGGCTATGATGCATCCAAAGACGACGACAAACACAAGTGTGATGATATCAAGCCGAGTGTCACAGTGACTGTTACCAAATCCGGATCAAATGTAACGATCACTGCCAATGCCACCCAAGGCACCAATCCACTCACATCCCTCAAGATATCCGTAGGTGATACGGTAGTAGCCGATGTACCAGTATCTGGTAGTGGAAGCTATTCTGCCACAACCACCGTCACTGGACCGCAGACAATCACCGCCACACTGCAAGACAGTGCGCTCTACAGTGCGAGTGGCTCACAGCAATACAGTCCATAG
- a CDS encoding HAD-IIB family hydrolase, which produces MKKLIAFDLDGTLAPSKSKFDPRMVALFDKLLEHFEVCVISGGKYELFQRQFLTQITTEPHLLSRLHLMPTSGTRYYRYEKGDWQEKYAENFTSEQKKAIIAALAEGLKESGYAVAKTYGETIEDRDSQITLSILGQEIVAELGEEGVRIKEAWDPDGTKKLKIRDIVAPKIPDFTVRAAGATSIDVTMPGIDKAYGMDKLMEATGYSKSDILFMGDKIVPGGNDYAVYEHGIDCIAVRSWEDTAYALEGIVSAI; this is translated from the coding sequence ATGAAGAAACTTATCGCATTTGACCTAGACGGCACCCTCGCCCCAAGTAAATCAAAGTTTGACCCACGCATGGTGGCGCTATTTGACAAGCTACTTGAGCACTTCGAAGTATGCGTGATTTCTGGCGGCAAATACGAGCTATTCCAACGACAGTTTTTGACTCAGATTACTACCGAGCCTCACTTGCTTTCGCGGCTTCATCTTATGCCTACGAGCGGAACACGTTACTATCGCTATGAAAAAGGTGATTGGCAGGAGAAATACGCCGAAAACTTCACCTCCGAGCAAAAAAAAGCCATCATTGCTGCACTCGCCGAAGGTCTAAAGGAGTCCGGGTACGCAGTAGCGAAGACCTATGGCGAGACAATAGAAGATCGCGATTCACAAATCACCCTCTCGATTTTGGGTCAAGAAATTGTAGCAGAACTTGGTGAAGAGGGTGTACGAATTAAGGAAGCTTGGGATCCAGACGGTACCAAAAAACTCAAAATTCGCGATATTGTAGCACCAAAAATTCCCGATTTCACTGTCCGTGCAGCTGGCGCCACTTCAATCGACGTTACCATGCCGGGTATCGATAAGGCCTACGGCATGGATAAGCTCATGGAAGCAACTGGCTATAGTAAATCCGACATCCTCTTCATGGGTGACAAAATTGTGCCTGGTGGCAACGATTATGCCGTCTACGAGCATGGTATCGACTGTATTGCGGTACGTAGTTGGGAAGATACAGCTTATGCACTCGAAGGTATTGTGTCAGCAATATAA
- the nusA gene encoding transcription termination factor NusA, translating into MEDINLKQLTLAVRTIAEEKNLPEDVVMSVIEQAIAAAWRRDNGEREQNVRAELNVNDGTAKVFVIREVVEDPINDAIEVGVEEAQKYKKGAVVGDEVEESFEVEKFGRVAAQTAKQVVLQRLREAEREIVLAEYEDKIGTVVTGIVQRVEPRVVRVELGKATGILPQSEQIQGEFYSVGARIKVFIKDIERDNRGPQLILSRGNEAFIEYLFGQEVPEMESGAVEIKGIAREAGRRTKIAVASTVPGVDAVGTFVGGHGTRVQAVMNEVGDQEKIDIVPYDENIDMYIRNALSPAEVQSLEINEEDKRVKVFVAEDQQSIAIGRGGQNVRLASRLTGYELDIEAKDAPVVEDKPKKNIEDSLLDALEGSDDK; encoded by the coding sequence ATGGAAGATATCAATCTGAAGCAGCTGACTTTGGCTGTCCGTACAATTGCAGAGGAAAAGAACCTGCCAGAAGACGTGGTGATGAGTGTCATCGAGCAGGCAATCGCTGCCGCATGGCGCCGAGACAACGGCGAGCGTGAGCAAAATGTGCGCGCCGAGCTGAACGTCAACGATGGCACTGCCAAAGTCTTCGTCATCCGCGAAGTCGTCGAAGATCCTATCAATGACGCGATTGAAGTAGGTGTCGAGGAAGCGCAGAAATACAAGAAAGGTGCCGTCGTCGGTGACGAAGTCGAAGAAAGCTTCGAAGTCGAGAAATTTGGCCGCGTGGCTGCTCAGACTGCCAAGCAAGTTGTGCTGCAACGCCTGCGCGAAGCGGAGCGTGAGATCGTACTTGCTGAGTACGAAGACAAGATCGGTACGGTCGTGACTGGTATTGTGCAGCGTGTCGAGCCACGCGTAGTACGCGTGGAACTTGGCAAAGCAACTGGTATATTGCCACAGAGCGAGCAGATTCAAGGCGAATTCTACTCTGTGGGCGCGCGTATCAAAGTGTTTATCAAAGACATCGAGCGTGATAACCGTGGTCCACAGCTGATCTTGAGTCGTGGCAACGAAGCGTTCATCGAGTATCTCTTCGGCCAAGAAGTGCCAGAGATGGAGAGCGGTGCGGTAGAAATCAAAGGTATTGCCCGTGAAGCTGGTCGTCGCACCAAAATCGCTGTAGCAAGCACCGTGCCTGGTGTCGACGCTGTCGGTACGTTCGTGGGTGGTCATGGTACTCGTGTGCAAGCTGTCATGAACGAAGTCGGTGATCAGGAAAAGATCGACATCGTGCCTTATGATGAAAATATCGATATGTATATCCGCAATGCGCTGAGCCCAGCCGAGGTACAGAGCCTGGAGATTAACGAAGAAGACAAGCGCGTCAAGGTATTTGTCGCCGAGGATCAGCAGTCGATCGCGATCGGTCGCGGCGGTCAAAACGTACGTCTCGCCAGCCGCCTAACTGGCTACGAGCTTGATATCGAAGCCAAAGACGCACCTGTCGTAGAAGACAAGCCAAAGAAGAATATCGAGGATAGCCTCCTTGATGCGCTTGAAGGTTCGGACGACAAATAG
- the tyrS gene encoding tyrosine--tRNA ligase, protein MTLSEELTWRGFVNQTTFDDITALDGVSRKLYFGVDPSGRGMQIGNLAAALMVRHMAAHGHEVYLLVGGATGMIGDPDGKLDERDLKAVDEIATNKSEIARQYEQVFGGLNFHIVDNYDWFKNINYLDFLRDVGKHVPMSMMLGREFIQTRLGDGGNGISYAEFSYSLIQGYDFLHLYREHDVTLQVCGADQWGNSIAGVDLIRRIEGGEAHVYSVPLVINKATGRKFGKSEGGAIWLDPNQTSVYKFYQFWLNVDDEGVIDYMKMYTLLSKDEIDKIAAEQAAAPHTRVAQKRLAWEVTNLVHGEARTQAAVQATNVLFGDEAFDALNTDLLEILTNELPTIERVQTIIDGKDTAPTLMISEALVKAQVAKSKGEGRRLLAGGAITINGEKVFEDTMVSNTTLLKKGKNTFILIV, encoded by the coding sequence GTGACACTTTCTGAAGAACTGACGTGGCGTGGCTTCGTCAACCAGACGACATTTGACGATATAACTGCGCTTGACGGCGTGTCGCGCAAGCTGTACTTTGGGGTCGATCCAAGCGGTCGAGGAATGCAGATTGGTAATCTTGCTGCAGCGCTGATGGTGCGCCATATGGCAGCGCACGGCCATGAAGTGTATCTACTGGTAGGTGGTGCGACTGGTATGATAGGTGACCCAGATGGTAAACTTGACGAACGTGATCTTAAGGCTGTCGACGAGATCGCCACCAACAAATCGGAGATAGCACGGCAATACGAACAGGTCTTTGGTGGGCTCAATTTTCATATCGTCGACAACTATGACTGGTTCAAAAATATTAACTATCTTGATTTCCTTCGTGATGTCGGTAAGCATGTGCCGATGAGTATGATGCTCGGACGAGAGTTTATTCAGACTCGTCTGGGAGATGGCGGCAACGGTATTAGCTATGCGGAGTTTAGTTATAGCCTTATCCAGGGCTACGATTTCTTGCATCTTTATCGTGAACATGATGTGACACTACAGGTGTGCGGCGCAGATCAGTGGGGTAATTCTATCGCCGGAGTCGATTTGATTCGTCGCATCGAAGGTGGCGAGGCGCATGTCTATAGCGTACCGCTTGTCATCAACAAAGCGACGGGTCGAAAATTTGGCAAAAGTGAAGGCGGTGCAATCTGGCTCGACCCTAATCAAACCAGTGTCTATAAGTTTTATCAGTTTTGGCTCAATGTCGACGACGAAGGTGTGATTGACTACATGAAGATGTATACATTACTAAGCAAAGACGAAATCGACAAGATTGCAGCCGAGCAAGCAGCCGCGCCGCATACGCGCGTTGCGCAAAAACGCTTAGCCTGGGAAGTGACAAATCTGGTTCACGGTGAAGCGCGAACGCAGGCCGCAGTGCAAGCCACAAATGTGCTGTTTGGTGATGAAGCATTTGATGCCTTAAACACAGATTTATTAGAGATTCTTACAAATGAGCTACCCACTATTGAGCGTGTCCAGACAATTATCGATGGAAAAGATACTGCGCCAACACTAATGATATCGGAGGCGCTTGTCAAGGCCCAAGTCGCTAAAAGTAAAGGCGAAGGTAGACGACTGCTTGCGGGAGGAGCTATCACTATTAATGGCGAGAAAGTCTTTGAAGATACGATGGTTTCAAATACCACTCTGCTAAAAAAAGGCAAGAATACTTTCATTCTGATTGTGTAA